The Tessaracoccus timonensis sequence GATCACGGCAGCGGCAAGCACGTCGACGCCCGAGTGTTTCAAGGCCCGAATGCCCTCCGCGAGGGAGGCACCGGTGGTGACGATGTCGTCAACGACGACTACCCTGCCGGCGCGCATCGTCGAGCGCATCGATGCGTGCATGTTCCGGCTTCGTGACGCGCGACCGAGCTCGAGTTGATCGGTGCCCCTTGAAGTTCGACGGAGCCCCCGCCTGCTGCGGAGTCCCGTCGCGCGTGCTGTGGCGGCTGCCAGGCGAGCTGCATGATCGAATCCTCTGGCCCGCACCGAGCTCGGGCGAGATGGGATGGGCACCAACCAGGTGTCGCTGGGCAGCTCCAGTGCCTTGACTGCCACAGCGAGTCGTCTGGAGAGAGAGCGCTCAATGTGGAGTGCGCCATCGTCCTTGTACCGGGGAATGATCTTGCTTAGATAAGGGCGATATGAGTTGGCCGCCACGATCGTCGGCACACCGGGGCGCTCGACAACCGTCGGGGTGACGTCGAGCGCAGATACGCATTCGGCGCACAACCCCCAACCCGGCTTGTCGCATCCAGGACATTGCGCCCCGAGTAAGAGATCTGCGAGGGCATCGATAATGTTCACACTCCACAGTGTGTCCACTCACCCCCTACCTATTTGCATTCTCCACAGGGTGAGTTTGCCGGTCAGCCAGCGAACGCCAAATCGGTGACCTTGACATCGACGTGCGCCCACCGGTTGGGCGCCGTGTACCGCCATACCGCTCCGCCACTGCCGCGCAATGCGATGAGGCCACCACCTTGGCGGGGTAATGCGGCGACGCCTTGGATAGGCTCGCGGAAACTGCCAATCTCTTCGACGAGTGCCCCGTCTGCGCTGACGACAACCACACCCCAGCTCTCATCGACGTCGCCAGCAAGCACAACTGTGGACTCCGAGTTCCATTGCACATCGTTAATGCGGGTGATCGATTGTCCGCTCGGACCTGTGGGAGGTAGTTCTTGCCACCGGTCGAATACGCCAGGTTTGGAGGCAACCATCTGCCCAAGGTGAGTACTTCCGTTGCGCTCCCCCAGGACCGCCGCCACGGCTCCAGTCTGGTGTACCGAGAATCCGCGCAGGGCCATGCTTGCAGGGAGCCGGACGTCCATCATTTCCACTTCATGCTGCGCCGACACCCGGAACATTCTGGTCATGCCCTGAGCATCGTCGCCCAGGGCATAAAAGTAACCGAGCGCCCATTGCCCGTCGTGAATGTTCGTGAATCCCGGTGTGATGGGAGTCAGGGTTTCATCTCGCGGCCCGACGGACACAGTTTGGCGGTCTTCCCCGATCAACGCCATATGCGTGCCGTCGATAGAGATGGCTACCTCCGCTGATGGCGGCAACTCGCCCACCACAGGCACGAATCGTCCGTGGTCGTTCAGCGTGCCAGGCGTGTGATCTTGTACCGCGAACAGGTCCTGCGACTGTGTCCGTGACAACACGGAATACCCCTGCTGGGTTGCCAGTTCGAGCACTCCGTCGGCGCTTTGCCCAGGCAGGGTAAACTGGGTGCCGTCGACGGTAACCTTCAACGCCGTGACGCGTGGCACCGACGTGAGCGACCACAGCAGCTGCGCTCCGAGGCGCCGTCGTTGTTCCGGAGGCATCGACGGCGCTACCCCAGTGAGATCTACCGTCGCGACCCCGTCCTCGTCGACGCTCGCGCCACCATCACCGAGATTCGCTCCTGATGGAATGGCGTTGCGCACGACGCTCTGCATGCGTTCGGAAGGCCCGCGCAGCACGGCTTCAACGATGCGGCCAGGCGAGACTTCGCCTTCGGGAATAGTGAGCAGCTCCGGCACGCCCACTTCGTTGTGTTGTGCGGAGAAGTAGATGGTGACCTGCCGATAGTTGCGAGTGAACAGATACCTGGAGAGCAACACACCGTCGGGTGGATTGCTGATGCGCCACTGCCCATGCTCTTCGACAAGTCCAAAGTCGTGCCTCAGCGGCTCGCCGCTCGGCTGGAAGCGGTCCGCTTCGTCAATCTCCCCAAGCAGGACGCCTTGGAGGAGATAGTGGCCGTCAGCTTGTAGCACAGACCCCTGGAACACCTGCGTTGACCGTCTCGGCTCCCA is a genomic window containing:
- a CDS encoding ComF family protein, with product MNIIDALADLLLGAQCPGCDKPGWGLCAECVSALDVTPTVVERPGVPTIVAANSYRPYLSKIIPRYKDDGALHIERSLSRRLAVAVKALELPSDTWLVPIPSRPSSVRARGFDHAARLAAATARATGLRSRRGLRRTSRGTDQLELGRASRSRNMHASMRSTMRAGRVVVVDDIVTTGASLAEGIRALKHSGVDVLAAAVIANVDEPAQ
- a CDS encoding GerMN domain-containing protein; this translates as MRFRVLLLMLILVCPGCASIPTEGPIEEVPIPEDSAGIEIAPQPPRGDDEPAQIIEGFLLAMSEADTTYRTARTYLTAEAAQHWEPRRSTQVFQGSVLQADGHYLLQGVLLGEIDEADRFQPSGEPLRHDFGLVEEHGQWRISNPPDGVLLSRYLFTRNYRQVTIYFSAQHNEVGVPELLTIPEGEVSPGRIVEAVLRGPSERMQSVVRNAIPSGANLGDGGASVDEDGVATVDLTGVAPSMPPEQRRRLGAQLLWSLTSVPRVTALKVTVDGTQFTLPGQSADGVLELATQQGYSVLSRTQSQDLFAVQDHTPGTLNDHGRFVPVVGELPPSAEVAISIDGTHMALIGEDRQTVSVGPRDETLTPITPGFTNIHDGQWALGYFYALGDDAQGMTRMFRVSAQHEVEMMDVRLPASMALRGFSVHQTGAVAAVLGERNGSTHLGQMVASKPGVFDRWQELPPTGPSGQSITRINDVQWNSESTVVLAGDVDESWGVVVVSADGALVEEIGSFREPIQGVAALPRQGGGLIALRGSGGAVWRYTAPNRWAHVDVKVTDLAFAG